One Sporomusaceae bacterium ACPt DNA window includes the following coding sequences:
- the degS gene encoding Signal transduction histidine-protein kinase/phosphatase DegS: MKNLDVKVLDKIIKTTIAAVEKSKSQIFDIYEAARAEMEKVRRDVERIKQETANTIFKVDELEKKERRSRLRLMEVSRNFRQYTEADIKAAYEDTSNVQLELAMARLQEQNLRRQRDDLELRLKSLKNTVEKAEGLVSQVGAVLGYLGTQMGTVVTQIESLQASQIFGAKIIKAQEEERRRVAREIHDGPAQAMANIVFRAEVCERLIDTDIIRAKNELRDLREQIRVALKETRKIIFDLRPMTLDDLGLVPTIRRVLDTIKERSGIFPEVKILGEEKRLDTHIEIGLFRIIQEALNNVEKHSKASSVWVRIDFRPSVVSAVVEDDGQGFDMSENVGSESFGLMGMRERINLLRGELTIKSEPGKGTKVFVTVPLKT; encoded by the coding sequence ATGAAAAACTTAGATGTAAAAGTATTGGATAAAATAATAAAAACCACCATTGCTGCGGTAGAAAAAAGTAAATCCCAAATTTTTGACATATATGAAGCCGCTCGGGCTGAGATGGAAAAGGTCCGGCGAGATGTCGAACGGATCAAGCAGGAAACGGCTAACACCATTTTCAAAGTCGATGAACTGGAGAAAAAAGAACGCCGGTCGCGGCTCAGGCTGATGGAAGTCAGCCGTAACTTTCGTCAGTATACTGAGGCCGACATTAAAGCTGCTTATGAAGATACCAGTAACGTCCAGCTCGAGCTTGCCATGGCCAGGCTGCAGGAACAAAATTTGCGCCGTCAGCGCGATGACTTGGAACTTAGACTTAAATCACTGAAGAACACGGTGGAAAAAGCCGAAGGACTGGTGTCGCAGGTAGGAGCGGTGCTTGGTTACTTGGGCACCCAGATGGGGACGGTCGTTACCCAGATTGAATCTCTTCAGGCCAGTCAAATTTTTGGTGCAAAAATAATCAAAGCTCAGGAAGAAGAACGCCGGCGGGTGGCCAGAGAAATTCATGACGGTCCGGCGCAGGCTATGGCTAACATTGTATTCCGGGCAGAAGTGTGCGAGCGGCTTATTGATACTGATATTATCAGGGCTAAAAACGAACTTAGAGACTTGCGCGAACAAATACGGGTGGCTCTCAAAGAAACCCGGAAGATCATTTTTGACCTTAGACCTATGACACTAGATGATTTAGGACTAGTACCTACTATCAGGCGAGTGCTTGACACTATTAAAGAGCGCAGCGGCATTTTTCCTGAGGTCAAAATACTGGGAGAAGAAAAACGGCTGGATACGCATATTGAGATTGGGTTGTTCCGTATCATTCAGGAAGCCCTCAACAATGTCGAGAAGCATTCCAAAGCATCGTCAGTATGGGTGCGCATCGACTTTCGTCCCAGCGTAGTCTCGGCTGTGGTTGAGGATGACGGACAAGGGTTTGACATGTCCGAAAATGTCGGCAGCGAGAGTTTTGGCCTTATGGGTATGCGCGAACGGATAAATTTGCTGCGGGGCGAACTTACTATAAAGTCCGAACCTGGCAAAGGCACAAAAGTCTTTGTTACCGTGCCGCTTAAGACATAA
- the apbE gene encoding FAD:protein FMN transferase, with protein MSFHQRIIGIFLILFMTFSTIGCSPKALLSPKPYKETQFLMDTVIEIAAYGSNSEAAVKAAFGEFKRIQTLSDRYNPDSQVSQINQMAGISPVKVSPDMIKMINDSIDISKKTDGAFDISIGALTELWGIGHKGDFVPTQEEIDKVLPLVDYRMIKVDSNNETVYLPKAGMKLDLGGVAKDYALNKAVEILKAHGIKSALVNAGGDIQVIGTKPDGTPWRIGVQDPRNSEGVIAKIQLNQWNTLQTSGDYQRYFIKNGVRYAHILNPKTGRQPTELASVTLVYKDTDIYNAGDVASSGFLVLGLEKGMAALTQFPGVEAIFVTTDGKIVVTPGLKDKVEL; from the coding sequence ATGAGTTTTCACCAAAGAATTATAGGTATTTTTCTAATTTTATTCATGACTTTTTCTACCATTGGATGTTCGCCGAAGGCTCTCTTATCACCTAAGCCCTATAAAGAAACACAGTTCCTAATGGATACAGTTATAGAAATTGCAGCCTATGGCTCAAATAGTGAAGCGGCTGTCAAGGCGGCTTTTGGTGAATTCAAACGTATTCAGACACTTAGCGACAGATATAATCCGGATAGCCAGGTATCCCAAATAAACCAGATGGCTGGAATTTCTCCAGTAAAAGTTAGTCCCGATATGATTAAAATGATCAACGATTCAATTGATATCTCCAAAAAGACGGATGGCGCGTTTGACATATCTATTGGCGCACTTACTGAACTTTGGGGCATTGGGCATAAAGGGGATTTTGTACCGACTCAGGAAGAAATTGATAAGGTATTGCCTCTTGTTGATTACCGTATGATAAAGGTGGATTCCAACAATGAGACCGTATATCTGCCTAAGGCAGGAATGAAGCTGGATTTGGGCGGTGTAGCAAAAGACTATGCTCTCAATAAAGCTGTAGAGATATTAAAAGCTCATGGTATCAAATCAGCTTTGGTTAACGCCGGCGGTGACATTCAAGTAATTGGAACTAAACCGGACGGGACACCTTGGCGTATTGGTGTACAAGACCCCCGAAATTCAGAGGGCGTTATCGCTAAAATTCAGCTGAATCAATGGAATACCTTGCAAACCTCGGGTGATTACCAGCGTTATTTTATTAAAAATGGGGTACGATATGCTCATATACTCAATCCAAAGACTGGCAGACAACCGACCGAACTAGCCAGTGTAACTTTAGTGTATAAAGATACAGACATATACAATGCAGGCGATGTCGCAAGTTCGGGGTTTTTAGTGTTGGGATTGGAAAAAGGAATGGCCGCGCTAACACAGTTTCCCGGAGTGGAAGCTATATTTGTGACTACTGACGGTAAGATCGTAGTCACCCCAGGTTTGAAGGATAAAGTAGAATTATAA
- the speA gene encoding Arginine decarboxylase: MLNQTEVPLLAAMKNYVNDGVIPFHTPGHKMGKGMHPALGSLMPQETLALDLALMAELDDLHEPHGPIKAAQDLAADLYGADYSYFVVNGTTGGIYAMILTIAGPGDKIIVPRNAHRSIIGGIILSGAIPVFMQPEVDHELGLAMGVTSETVARMLQQHPDAKGVLIINPTYYGVATDLKKIVDIVHGYGIPVVVDEAHGPHLKFSHRLPIQALDAGADIVAQSTHKIIGALTQCSLVHCRQGLIRVPRLKAMLQLVQSTSPNYIMMASLDVARMQMATQGRQLIERAVDLANWTRQEINKIPGLYCFGDEKLGNPGVYSIDPTKVTVTVKGLGLKGAEAERILRHKYKIQVELSDVYNILFLITLGDSEREVQALVAALRDMAATTHGTRDFSAINAVYSAGKYPDPPEQVISPRDALFGNTCMVPFQDAAGMICAEIVTFYPPGIPLLCPGERISQEIIDYCHVLQGAGLHISGPEDYLLKTIKVVD, translated from the coding sequence GTGCTTAACCAAACCGAAGTGCCGTTACTGGCAGCCATGAAAAATTATGTAAATGATGGAGTAATTCCTTTTCATACACCAGGACACAAAATGGGCAAAGGAATGCATCCGGCCTTGGGTAGTTTGATGCCTCAGGAAACACTGGCGCTTGACTTGGCGCTGATGGCTGAATTGGATGATTTACATGAACCGCATGGGCCGATAAAGGCTGCCCAGGATTTGGCGGCTGATTTATACGGTGCTGATTACAGCTATTTTGTCGTCAATGGCACAACTGGCGGTATTTACGCTATGATCCTTACTATTGCCGGGCCTGGCGACAAAATTATTGTGCCGCGTAATGCCCACCGGTCGATTATCGGGGGCATTATTTTAAGTGGGGCCATTCCGGTATTTATGCAGCCGGAAGTCGACCACGAACTGGGTCTGGCTATGGGTGTTACCTCTGAGACTGTTGCGCGGATGCTGCAGCAGCATCCTGACGCTAAAGGTGTGCTTATTATTAACCCTACCTATTACGGTGTGGCTACTGACTTGAAAAAAATTGTTGATATTGTGCATGGTTATGGCATTCCCGTCGTGGTCGACGAGGCCCACGGCCCACACCTTAAGTTTTCTCACCGGCTGCCTATACAGGCTTTGGACGCAGGCGCCGATATTGTCGCCCAAAGCACTCACAAAATTATCGGGGCGTTGACGCAGTGCTCGTTGGTGCACTGCCGCCAGGGACTTATCCGGGTGCCACGCCTTAAAGCCATGCTGCAACTGGTGCAGTCAACCAGCCCTAACTATATTATGATGGCTTCTCTGGATGTTGCCAGAATGCAGATGGCAACCCAAGGACGCCAGCTTATTGAACGGGCAGTTGACCTGGCCAATTGGACACGGCAGGAGATCAATAAAATTCCCGGACTTTATTGCTTTGGTGATGAAAAGTTAGGTAACCCGGGGGTCTACAGTATTGACCCCACCAAAGTGACAGTTACTGTCAAGGGGCTGGGACTAAAAGGCGCTGAGGCCGAGCGTATTTTACGCCACAAATATAAAATTCAGGTTGAACTCTCTGATGTATATAACATTTTATTCCTTATAACCTTAGGTGACAGTGAACGTGAAGTGCAGGCACTGGTGGCGGCGTTACGAGACATGGCTGCTACTACTCATGGCACGCGTGATTTTTCGGCCATTAACGCGGTATATTCAGCCGGAAAATATCCTGATCCGCCCGAACAAGTAATTTCGCCCCGTGATGCGCTGTTCGGCAATACCTGCATGGTGCCGTTCCAAGATGCGGCCGGCATGATTTGTGCCGAAATTGTCACCTTTTATCCGCCCGGCATACCGCTATTGTGCCCTGGCGAGCGGATTAGCCAGGAGATTATTGACTATTGTCACGTTCTGCAGGGTGCCGGATTGCACATCTCGGGTCCTGAAGATTATCTTCTCAAAACAATCAAGGTAGTAGATTGA
- the tmk gene encoding Thymidylate kinase, with protein MPGKLIVIEGTDGCGKATQSDKLALRLMADGLKVRKVDYPNYQSQSSALVRMYLNGEFGSRPEDVNAYAASAFYAVDRIASYKKEWEEFYLNGGIVIADRYTTSNMIHQAAKITVEPDKTDYLDWLWDFEFNKCGLPVPDKVIFLAMPPEACQELMRGRENKAGGVKDIHEQNSAYLAHCYANACDVAARYGWYKIDCISDGGIKSIEEIHNEIFSVVSKVIGRA; from the coding sequence ATGCCGGGGAAGTTAATAGTTATTGAAGGCACCGACGGTTGTGGCAAAGCTACCCAGTCGGACAAATTAGCGCTCAGGCTCATGGCTGACGGTCTAAAGGTGCGCAAAGTGGATTATCCCAACTATCAAAGCCAGTCGTCAGCCTTGGTCAGAATGTATCTAAACGGCGAGTTCGGCAGCCGGCCTGAGGATGTTAACGCTTATGCGGCGTCGGCATTTTACGCTGTTGACCGCATTGCTTCCTACAAAAAAGAGTGGGAGGAGTTTTATTTAAACGGCGGCATAGTTATTGCCGACCGCTATACTACCTCCAATATGATTCACCAGGCGGCCAAAATTACTGTTGAGCCTGACAAAACCGACTATCTTGACTGGCTGTGGGATTTTGAATTTAACAAATGCGGCTTGCCGGTTCCGGACAAAGTCATTTTTCTGGCCATGCCGCCAGAGGCCTGTCAGGAACTTATGCGCGGCCGGGAAAATAAAGCTGGCGGTGTCAAGGATATCCACGAGCAAAACAGCGCATATTTGGCGCATTGTTATGCCAACGCTTGCGACGTGGCCGCCAGATATGGCTGGTATAAGATCGATTGCATTTCTGATGGAGGGATAAAAAGTATTGAAGAAATTCATAATGAAATATTTTCCGTTGTTAGCAAAGTGATTGGCAGGGCATAA